One Roseburia rectibacter DNA window includes the following coding sequences:
- the rpsI gene encoding 30S ribosomal protein S9 translates to MANTKYYGTGRRKSSVARVYLVPGTGKVTINKRDMDEYFGLETLKVVVRQPLTATETADKFDVLVNVRGGGYTGQAGAIRHGIARALLNVDADYRPVLKKAGFLTRDPRMKERKKYGLKAARRAPQFSKR, encoded by the coding sequence AGAAGAAAATCATCTGTTGCCAGAGTATATTTAGTACCAGGTACAGGTAAAGTTACCATCAATAAAAGAGATATGGATGAGTATTTCGGGTTAGAGACATTAAAGGTTGTTGTTCGTCAGCCTTTAACAGCTACCGAGACAGCTGATAAATTCGACGTTTTAGTAAACGTTCGTGGTGGTGGATACACAGGACAGGCAGGAGCTATCCGTCATGGTATCGCTCGTGCGTTATTAAATGTAGACGCTGACTACAGACCAGTATTAAAGAAAGCAGGATTCTTAACACGTGATCCTCGTATGAAAGAGCGTAAGAAATACGGTCTCAAAGCAGCTCGTCGCGCTCCGCAGTTCTCAAAGAGATAA